Proteins encoded in a region of the Podarcis muralis chromosome 4, rPodMur119.hap1.1, whole genome shotgun sequence genome:
- the LOC114595916 gene encoding transgelin-3 isoform X2: MANRGPSYGLSREVQEKIEQKYDTELESRLVDWIIIQCGENTEHPPPGRQHFQKWLMDGTLLCKLINSLHPKGKEPIPKITESKMAFKQMEQISQFLKAAEIYGIRTTDIFQTVDLWEGKDMAAVQRTLMALGSEAVTRDDGCYRGDPAWFHRKAQKNRRGFSEEQLRQGQNVIGLQMGSNKGASQSGMTGYGMPRQII; the protein is encoded by the exons ATGGCCAACAGAGGACCCAGCTATGGTTTAAGCCGAGAAGTCCAGGAAAAGATCGAACAGAAATATGACACAGAACTGGAGAGTCGGCTGGTGGACTGGATTATCATACAGTGTGGTGAAAACACAGAGCATCCCCCTCCAGGAAGGCAACATTTCCAGAAATGGTTAATGGATGGAACA CTGCTGTGCAAGTTAATAAACAGTTTACATCCCAAGGGGAAAGAACCCATTCCAAAGATCACAGAATCAAAGATGGCTTTCAAGCAAATGGAGCAAATTTCCCAATTCTTGAAAGCGGCAGAAATCTATGGAATACGAACAACAGATATTTTCCAGACAGTGGATTTATGGGAAG GGAAGGACATGGCTGCTGTACAAAGAACTTTAATGGCTTTGGGCAGCGAAGCCGTCACAAGGGATGACGGATGCTATAGAGGGGATCCAGCCTGGTTTCACAG GAAAGCACAAAAGAACCGGCGAGGGTTTTCGGAAGAGCAGCTTCGTCAAGGACAGAATGTCATCGGTCTCCAAATGGGGAGCAACAAGGGAGCGTCTCAGTCTGGGATGACGGGATACGGCATGCCAAGACAGATCATATAG